A portion of the Drosophila sechellia strain sech25 chromosome 2R, ASM438219v1, whole genome shotgun sequence genome contains these proteins:
- the LOC6609041 gene encoding axoneme-associated protein mst101(2) — MVFMGRHLSRSLAYHLKQPIWNRLFLKSPTNLQHVSVYLGQPRFLSHKSDAYDGLSSNQLKTNSMINQAIDQSQPQKFYYHHRIYRASQLKDRAFRRNFDQICLNQQRSFCKEADKDSCYCKKLEEENCALQPLPKPEPKKKCSRISRKRKHLLEQKKKAAKSEVPPESKNEPNLDEAVDELKFSCMLASEKKDCERKQYKALCEELRKSKPKGDPKAVDSLVKCMLSGIQKACVVHAEKMVYQKKFAEQIAIEEAIRKEREKKEGKPLDCTKPSEDDETGAKNKAEKKKAKEKAEIKRLLKEIKNKCKKQREEAERKKKEEAELNKKCKEAAAKKKCEELEAKKKCEEAAAKKKCEEAAAKKKCEEAAAKKKCEAAAAKKKCEEAAAKKKCEEAAAKKKCEEAAAKKKCEKPAPKNKCKESAAKNKCKEAAAKKNCAEAEAKKKCEEAAAKKKCEEAAAKKKCEEAAAKKKCEEGAAKKKCEEKAAVKKCIESDSKKNGANDAAMKKCEEDKKKKTQEAEKKEKSEEAALQKKCAEAKKNKAREAEKKKKTADSERKKDCDLAEFKRRCNELKKKIAEANCEEKKGK; from the coding sequence ATGGTGTTTATGGGACGTCATCTCTCACGATCTCTCGCGTATCATCTAAAGCAGCCCATTTGGAACCGGTTGTTCCTGAAGTCCCCCACTAATTTGCAACATGTATCCGTTTACTTGGGACAGCCAAGGTTCCTTAGCCACAAATCCGACGCATATGATGGTTTAAGCTCTAATCAATTGAAAACTAATAGCATGATCAATCAAGCAATTGATCAATCACAGCCGCAAAAATTCTACTACCACCACAGGATCTACAGAGCATCCCAACTGAAGGACCGTGCTTTTAGAAGAAACTTCGATCAAATATGCCTGAACCAACAACGTTCGTTTTGCAAAGAGGCCGATAAAGATAGTTGCTATTGCAAAAAGCTAGAGGAAGAAAACTGCGCACTGCAGCCCTTACCGAAACCGGAACCCAAAAAGAAATGCTCACGGATATCCAGAAAGCGAAAGCATTTACTCGAGCAAAAGAAGAAAGCGGCGAAATCTGAAGTCCCTCCAGAATCGAAAAATGAACCAAATCTAGACGAAGCCGTCGACGAACTGAAGTTCAGTTGCATGCTAGCTTCCGAGAAGAAAGACTGCGAGCGCAAGCAGTACAAGGCCCTCTGCGAAGAATTGAGAAAGTCAAAGCCGAAGGGTGATCCCAAGGCCGTAGATTCTCTTGTAAAGTGCATGCTTTCTGGCATACAGAAGGCGTGTGTTGTTCATGCCGAGAAGATGGTCTACCAGAAGAAGTTCGCTGAACAAATTGCGATTGAGGAGGCTATAAGAAAGGAAAGAGAAAAGAAAGAGGGGAAGCCTCTAGACTGCACTAAGCCGAGTGAGGATGACGAAACTGGCGCGAAGAACAAAGCTGAGAAGAAAAAGGCCAAGGAGAAAGCTGAGATAAAACGATTACTCAAGGAAATAAAGAACAAGTGCAAGAAGCAGCGTGAAGAAGCTGAGCGCAAGAAGAAAGAAGAGGCGGAGctcaataaaaaatgtaagGAAGCAGCTGCTAAAAAGAAATGTGAGGAATTGGAGGCTAAAAAGAAATGTGAAGAAGCGGCTGCTAAAAAGAAATGCGAAGAGGCAGCGGCCAAGAAGAAATGTGAAGAAGCAGCAGCTAAGAAGAAATGCGAAGCGGCAGCGGCCAAGAAGAAATGTGAAGAAGCAGCAGCCAAGAAGAAATGCGAAGAGGCAGCGGCCAAAAAGAAATGCGAAGAGGCAGCAGCCAAAAAGAAATGTGAGAAACCAGCACCAAAAAATAAGTGCAAAGAATCAGCGGCAAAAAACAAATGTAAAGAAGCAGCAGCTAAAAAGAATTGCGCGGAAGCCGAAGCGAAAAAGAAATGTGAAGAGGCAGCGGCGAAAAAGAAATGCGAAGAAGCAGCGGCCAAAAAGAAATgcgaagaagcagcagcaaaaaagaaATGTGAGGAAGGTGCTGCTAAAAAGAAATGCGAAGAAAAAGCGGCAGTAAAAAAATGCATAGAATCAGACAGTAAGAAAAACGGTGCAAACGATGCAGCTATGAAAAAGTGCGAGGAAgacaaaaagaagaaaactCAAGAGGCCGAGAAAAAGGAGAAAAGCGAAGAAGCCGCGCTTCAAAAGAAATGTGCCGAGGCCAAGAAGAACAAGGCACGTGAAGccgagaaaaagaaaaagacaGCAGATTCCGAACGGAAGAAAGACTGTGATCTAGCCGAATTCAAAAGAAGATGCAATGAGCTGAAAAAAAAGATTGCAGAGGCAAATTGCGAAGAAAAGAAAGGCAAGTAG